A portion of the Ralstonia nicotianae genome contains these proteins:
- a CDS encoding HupE/UreJ family protein, whose product MWIGLIGMLWAVLAVAHPMPESRVWIDTTPSGLRLTLQLPLNRLEYGFGQPLADLPGTVLARHSEALSRYLLRHVAVRSYGRSWQASPPQLTVVGTDASAELEAVMDLRAPDDAGRRAPALVYDAITHEVRTHRVQVFLRSDWAGGFANKPPLLLGELSHGHGRLPVPLEPARTGASVLRLLQEGSLHIAEGTDHLLFLLMLLVVAPLAASGHRWSRVRPVRQALRHTALVVTAFTVGHTITLVLGSLGLVSVPTRPVEVAVAATIAVAAWHAWRPLFARAEAWMALGFGCIHGMAFSASLSGAGLTPWQHAQALLAFNLGIEAMQLAAVVVVMPALLVLVRTQPARSATLRRGVSAIVGALALAWLIERLGLASLGALSSIADGWPVLALIPSLLWLAALVGGSGRRLRVTASED is encoded by the coding sequence GTGTGGATCGGCCTGATCGGCATGCTGTGGGCCGTGCTCGCCGTGGCCCATCCGATGCCGGAGAGCCGGGTCTGGATCGACACCACGCCCTCGGGCCTGCGGCTGACGCTGCAGTTGCCGCTCAATCGCCTGGAGTACGGTTTCGGCCAGCCGCTGGCCGACCTCCCGGGCACCGTGCTGGCCCGGCACAGCGAAGCGCTGTCGCGCTACCTGCTGCGGCATGTGGCCGTCCGCAGCTATGGCAGGAGCTGGCAGGCCTCGCCCCCGCAGCTCACGGTGGTGGGCACGGACGCTTCCGCCGAGCTGGAGGCCGTGATGGATCTGCGCGCGCCCGACGACGCCGGCCGCCGCGCCCCCGCGCTGGTGTACGACGCCATCACCCACGAAGTCCGCACCCATCGTGTCCAGGTATTCCTGCGCAGCGACTGGGCCGGCGGCTTCGCCAACAAGCCGCCGCTGCTGCTGGGGGAGCTGAGCCATGGACATGGCCGCCTTCCGGTGCCGCTAGAGCCCGCGCGGACCGGCGCCAGCGTGCTGCGGCTGCTGCAGGAAGGCAGCCTCCACATTGCCGAGGGCACCGACCACCTGCTGTTCCTGCTGATGCTGCTGGTCGTGGCGCCGCTGGCGGCCAGCGGGCACCGCTGGAGCCGGGTGCGCCCCGTCAGGCAGGCACTGCGCCACACGGCGCTGGTCGTCACCGCCTTCACGGTCGGCCACACGATCACCCTGGTGCTGGGCAGCCTGGGCCTGGTGAGCGTGCCGACACGCCCGGTGGAAGTCGCCGTGGCGGCCACGATTGCCGTTGCGGCATGGCACGCCTGGCGTCCGCTGTTCGCCCGCGCCGAGGCCTGGATGGCGCTGGGCTTCGGCTGCATCCACGGCATGGCCTTCTCGGCGAGCCTCTCGGGCGCGGGCCTGACGCCGTGGCAGCACGCGCAGGCCCTGCTGGCCTTCAACCTGGGCATCGAGGCCATGCAGCTGGCCGCCGTCGTCGTGGTCATGCCTGCGCTGCTGGTGCTGGTCCGCACGCAGCCCGCGCGATCCGCCACCCTGCGGCGCGGCGTCTCGGCCATCGTGGGCGCGCTGGCCCTGGCTTGGCTCATCGAACGGCTGGGCCTGGCCTCCCTCGGCGCCCTGTCTTCCATCGCCGACGGCTGGCCCGTCCTGGCGCTGATCCCCAGCCTGCTGTGGCTCGCGGCGCTGGTCGGCGGAAGCGGGCGCCGGCTGCGCGTGACCGCCTCCGAAGACTGA
- a CDS encoding multicopper oxidase family protein, giving the protein MQNREPGVDQHRARRPANPAGGCAGGRIRCAAALGVLFLSGLVLSPAAAQEMDNLFTNPPSLPQVAPSQEAATTPGVPRGRSALSLATTPEPHAGRERAFDLNIDYKSGMLYDPSQQRYQKVSLRGYIGTGVTSDAFVAPQIDVTPGDTVRITLHNKLKGSEGCNGDTAPDQPHCYNGTNLHSHGLWVSPTGNSDNVLLSLNPQTSFQYEYNIPADHPAGTFWYHPHRHGSTALQVASGMAGALVIHGNRKPTPRVNGDLDTLLVDHDGRPFMDRTLLFQQIQYYCLDADGKQTWDCKPSQIGIIDSYDYMGPDSWEESGRWTSINGKVMPTFADARTGRAERWRLIHAGVRETITVQFRKMANTATANARPTKAGMAQFLDSVCTGPTVPYQVVAADGLTMGNTMTTETVTLQPGYRYDLLVVFPEPGNYCVTEVAKPGSATVSRSATPRGMLGVVTVRGDAARGDPTRTLVHTLVDSARRHMPADVRDTIIRDLTARDADGKPAIRLTRFVPHPTITDQEVRNTPQQEMVFYLGTGIDPKPDAFKFTVGNSFEVVQGSTGKWVPKGASPYNPARVDRPLILGQAQQWELRSYSVSHPFHIHVNPFQIVAVLDPEGRDVSVPGYVEADGDNQFAGLKGAWKDTLWVKTDLTPNDNLTNPPQKKYYRLIVRTRYERYIGEFVLHCHILDHEDQGMMQNVAIGLSDGAGGLAHAHH; this is encoded by the coding sequence ATGCAAAACAGAGAACCAGGTGTTGACCAGCACCGGGCACGCCGCCCGGCGAACCCGGCGGGAGGATGCGCCGGCGGCAGGATACGGTGTGCCGCCGCACTGGGTGTCCTGTTCCTGAGCGGGCTGGTGTTGTCGCCCGCGGCAGCGCAGGAGATGGACAATCTCTTCACCAACCCGCCCTCCTTGCCGCAAGTGGCGCCGTCCCAGGAGGCCGCCACCACGCCCGGGGTGCCGCGCGGCCGGTCGGCGCTCAGCCTGGCGACCACGCCCGAGCCGCACGCCGGCAGGGAGCGTGCCTTCGATCTGAACATCGACTACAAGAGCGGGATGCTGTACGACCCCAGCCAGCAGCGCTACCAGAAGGTGAGCCTGCGCGGCTATATCGGCACCGGCGTGACATCGGACGCGTTCGTCGCCCCGCAGATCGACGTGACGCCGGGCGACACCGTCCGCATCACGCTGCACAACAAGCTGAAGGGAAGCGAGGGCTGCAACGGCGATACCGCGCCGGACCAGCCGCATTGCTACAACGGCACCAACCTGCATTCGCACGGCCTGTGGGTCAGCCCGACCGGCAATAGCGACAACGTGCTGCTGTCGCTGAACCCGCAGACCAGCTTCCAGTACGAGTACAACATTCCGGCCGACCATCCGGCGGGCACCTTCTGGTATCACCCGCACCGCCACGGCTCGACCGCGCTGCAGGTGGCCAGCGGCATGGCGGGCGCGCTGGTCATCCACGGCAACCGCAAGCCCACGCCCAGGGTGAACGGCGACCTCGACACCCTGCTTGTGGATCACGATGGCCGGCCGTTCATGGATCGCACGCTGCTGTTCCAGCAGATCCAGTACTACTGCCTCGATGCCGACGGCAAGCAGACGTGGGACTGCAAGCCCAGCCAGATCGGCATCATCGATTCCTATGACTACATGGGGCCCGACAGCTGGGAAGAATCGGGCCGCTGGACGAGCATCAACGGCAAGGTCATGCCGACCTTCGCCGATGCGCGGACGGGGCGGGCGGAACGCTGGCGCCTGATCCATGCCGGCGTGCGCGAAACCATCACCGTGCAGTTCCGCAAGATGGCGAACACCGCGACGGCCAACGCGCGCCCGACCAAGGCGGGCATGGCGCAGTTCCTGGACAGCGTCTGCACCGGGCCGACCGTGCCGTACCAGGTCGTGGCCGCCGATGGCCTGACCATGGGCAACACAATGACCACCGAGACCGTGACGCTGCAGCCGGGCTATCGCTACGACCTGCTGGTGGTCTTCCCCGAGCCGGGGAACTACTGCGTCACCGAGGTGGCGAAACCCGGCTCCGCCACGGTCAGCCGGTCGGCGACGCCGCGCGGCATGCTGGGCGTGGTGACCGTGCGCGGCGACGCCGCCCGGGGCGATCCGACGCGCACGCTGGTCCACACCCTGGTCGATTCGGCGCGGCGCCACATGCCGGCCGACGTGCGGGACACGATCATCCGCGACCTGACGGCCAGGGACGCCGACGGCAAGCCCGCCATCCGCCTGACCCGCTTCGTGCCGCATCCGACCATCACGGACCAGGAAGTCCGCAACACCCCGCAGCAGGAAATGGTGTTCTACCTGGGCACGGGCATCGACCCGAAGCCCGACGCGTTCAAATTCACCGTGGGCAACAGTTTCGAGGTCGTGCAAGGGTCCACCGGCAAGTGGGTACCGAAAGGCGCGTCGCCCTACAACCCCGCCCGCGTCGACCGGCCCCTGATCCTGGGCCAGGCCCAGCAATGGGAGCTTCGGTCCTACAGCGTCAGCCACCCCTTCCACATCCACGTCAATCCGTTCCAGATCGTTGCCGTCCTGGACCCGGAGGGCAGGGATGTGAGCGTGCCGGGCTACGTGGAAGCGGACGGCGATAACCAGTTCGCCGGGCTCAAGGGCGCGTGGAAGGACACGCTGTGGGTCAAGACCGACCTCACCCCCAACGACAACCTCACCAACCCGCCGCAGAAGAAGTACTACCGCCTGATCGTCCGCACCCGCTACGAGCGCTACATCGGCGAGTTCGTCCTGCATTGCCACATCCTGGACCACGAAGACCAGGGCATGATGCAGAACGTGGCGATCGGCCTGAGCGATGGCGCGGGCGGCCTGGCCCACGCGCATCACTGA
- a CDS encoding peptidylprolyl isomerase: protein MNRPTQFLKITIAALTVAFAITTPFAYADGLSPGVIATVNGMPITQEQLDRVIAQSGAQANPQIAQALKQQLIARELFRQQAAKNPAYDKLPAVKQAMQEAHDAVITQAWLKDNIKPAPITEEQVKARYDAIVASLGDKEYKARVIQLGDDVTAAQVLAQLKQGGDFAKLAQQYSTAPNKVRGGDMDWVSFKVPVEEGKTQNLPLPLAREIAALGIGATSTAPVEAGSQRYIVKVEAARPTQVPGYDTVRPAIRQALETAELERVTVQVVGGLLKQAKVVQQ from the coding sequence ATGAATCGTCCTACCCAATTCTTGAAGATCACCATCGCTGCCCTCACGGTAGCCTTCGCCATAACGACACCGTTCGCTTATGCCGACGGTCTGTCGCCGGGCGTCATTGCAACCGTGAACGGCATGCCGATCACGCAGGAGCAACTGGATCGCGTGATCGCCCAGAGCGGCGCGCAGGCCAATCCTCAGATCGCGCAGGCGCTCAAGCAGCAACTGATCGCGCGCGAGCTGTTCCGCCAGCAGGCCGCCAAGAACCCGGCCTACGACAAGCTGCCGGCAGTCAAGCAGGCCATGCAGGAAGCGCACGACGCGGTCATCACCCAGGCCTGGCTGAAGGACAACATCAAGCCCGCGCCCATCACCGAAGAGCAGGTCAAGGCGCGCTACGACGCCATCGTCGCCAGCCTGGGCGACAAGGAGTACAAGGCGCGCGTGATCCAGCTCGGCGACGATGTGACCGCCGCGCAGGTGCTCGCGCAGCTCAAGCAGGGCGGCGACTTCGCCAAGCTGGCCCAGCAGTACAGCACGGCGCCCAACAAGGTGCGCGGCGGCGACATGGACTGGGTGAGCTTCAAGGTGCCGGTGGAAGAGGGCAAGACGCAGAACCTGCCGCTGCCGCTGGCGCGCGAGATCGCGGCACTGGGCATCGGCGCGACGAGCACCGCGCCGGTCGAAGCGGGCAGCCAGCGCTACATCGTCAAGGTGGAGGCCGCGCGGCCGACGCAGGTGCCGGGGTACGACACGGTCCGGCCGGCGATCCGGCAGGCGCTGGAGACGGCCGAGCTGGAGCGCGTGACGGTGCAGGTGGTGGGTGGGCTGCTCAAGCAGGCGAAAGTCGTGCAGCAGTAA
- a CDS encoding DUF3500 domain-containing protein → MISRVLRIAALLAMSLIASCGGDSGDASSPTITSNPASASVTEGSSTSLSVAASGGSLFYQWRKDGVWILGATSSTYTIAPVAASDAGSYDVIVSNAAGAVTSRASTLTVTAATSTTTAPALSPVVYAAALNFYNTLSASQQAAAQLSWSLDTARRWSNLPSAMAARSGIAWADLSTTQQVAAGLLLKAALSTTGAKLHLGLQAADDYLYASGGGSSYGHGNYYIAFIGTPSASGFWMLQLTGHHLTYNLAFNGSYKSAAPMFLGVEPKGAFTLNGTTYDPMAAQRTAVSNLGAKLTAYAGAKLSGTYSDLLFGANGTGNIDGTCPRDYASVTEHGLLYGSLSAGDQALVRTVITSYVNTQAAEYANDLLNAYLGTAALAQTYVAYAGDGTVATKGNYFRIEGPRVWIEFSVQNGVIFNSDIHYHSIWRDKSADYGGKCIS, encoded by the coding sequence TTGATCTCACGTGTCCTGCGCATTGCCGCGCTCCTGGCGATGAGCCTGATCGCAAGCTGCGGCGGCGACAGCGGCGATGCATCGTCGCCGACCATCACCAGCAACCCCGCATCGGCCTCCGTCACGGAAGGCAGCAGCACGAGCCTTTCGGTCGCGGCCAGCGGCGGCTCGCTGTTTTACCAATGGCGCAAGGACGGCGTGTGGATCCTCGGCGCAACATCGAGCACGTACACCATCGCGCCCGTCGCCGCCAGCGACGCGGGCAGCTACGACGTCATTGTCTCCAATGCGGCCGGGGCCGTGACCAGCCGCGCCTCCACGCTCACGGTGACCGCGGCGACCAGCACCACCACCGCGCCCGCGCTGAGCCCGGTCGTCTACGCGGCGGCGCTCAATTTCTACAACACGCTCAGCGCGTCGCAGCAGGCCGCCGCGCAGCTGTCGTGGAGCCTGGACACCGCGCGCCGCTGGTCGAACCTGCCGAGCGCCATGGCCGCGCGCAGCGGCATCGCCTGGGCCGACCTGAGCACCACGCAGCAAGTGGCCGCCGGCCTGCTGCTCAAGGCGGCGCTGAGCACCACCGGCGCCAAGCTGCACCTGGGCCTGCAGGCCGCCGACGACTATCTCTACGCCAGCGGAGGCGGCAGCAGCTACGGCCACGGCAACTACTACATCGCCTTCATCGGCACGCCCTCGGCCAGCGGCTTCTGGATGCTGCAGCTCACGGGGCACCACCTGACGTACAACCTCGCCTTCAACGGCAGCTACAAATCGGCGGCGCCCATGTTCCTCGGCGTCGAGCCCAAGGGGGCCTTCACGCTGAACGGCACGACCTACGATCCGATGGCGGCGCAGCGCACGGCGGTCTCCAATCTGGGCGCGAAGCTCACCGCGTATGCCGGCGCGAAGCTCAGCGGCACTTACAGCGACCTGCTGTTCGGCGCCAACGGCACCGGCAACATCGACGGCACCTGCCCGCGCGACTACGCCAGCGTCACCGAGCACGGCCTGCTCTACGGCAGCCTGTCGGCAGGCGACCAGGCCCTGGTACGCACAGTCATCACGTCGTACGTCAACACGCAGGCCGCCGAGTATGCGAACGACCTGCTCAACGCCTACCTCGGCACCGCCGCGCTGGCCCAGACCTACGTCGCCTACGCGGGCGACGGCACCGTGGCCACAAAGGGGAACTACTTCCGCATCGAAGGCCCCCGCGTGTGGATCGAGTTTTCAGTGCAGAACGGCGTGATCTTCAACAGTGACATCCACTATCACAGCATCTGGCGCGACAAGTCCGCCGACTACGGTGGCAAGTGCATCAGCTGA
- a CDS encoding 2OG-Fe(II) oxygenase family protein translates to MTDLTTFHLPERITNTEAHRELGQAMVKAWRTDGIFQIALSKPQEQTTDEAFAESRQFFSQDFETKSRHVSALTYSGYIASREEVTAGEADYSEIFTICPDIGLEDARVRENLPCHGPVPWPGAAYRDRMKAFMGMLGTFGERLLQLIALGLDLDDMDTFTRLTQDGWHHMRVLRFPTVQSSENARGIGAHTDYGMLVIAAQDDVGGLYVRPPIEGERRNRNWLPSESTAGVYEHDDGWNFIKPVPAVLTVFPGDFLQFLTGGHLLSTPHKVRLNTRERFAMAYFHEPNFDAWVEPLEADAAVAPIHYGTHFTNMFMRCYPKRITTRRIMENGLLDKLPTLSELA, encoded by the coding sequence ATGACCGATCTGACGACATTCCATTTGCCCGAACGCATTACCAACACGGAAGCCCACCGCGAGCTCGGGCAGGCCATGGTCAAGGCGTGGCGAACGGACGGCATTTTCCAGATCGCTTTATCGAAACCCCAGGAACAGACCACGGACGAGGCTTTCGCGGAAAGCCGGCAATTTTTCTCGCAGGATTTCGAAACCAAGAGCCGCCATGTCAGCGCGCTCACCTACAGCGGCTATATCGCTTCGCGCGAGGAAGTCACGGCCGGCGAGGCGGACTATTCCGAGATCTTCACGATCTGCCCGGACATCGGCCTGGAGGATGCCCGCGTGCGGGAAAACCTGCCGTGCCACGGCCCGGTGCCCTGGCCCGGCGCGGCCTATCGGGATCGCATGAAGGCCTTCATGGGCATGCTCGGCACGTTCGGCGAGCGCCTGCTCCAGCTCATCGCGCTGGGCCTCGACCTGGACGACATGGACACGTTCACCCGCCTGACCCAGGACGGCTGGCACCATATGCGCGTGCTGCGCTTCCCCACGGTGCAGTCGTCGGAGAACGCGCGGGGCATCGGGGCGCATACCGACTACGGCATGCTCGTCATCGCGGCGCAGGACGATGTGGGCGGCCTGTATGTCCGCCCGCCGATCGAGGGCGAACGGCGCAACCGCAACTGGCTGCCATCGGAAAGCACCGCGGGGGTGTACGAGCACGACGACGGCTGGAACTTCATCAAGCCGGTGCCCGCCGTGCTGACGGTCTTCCCCGGCGACTTCCTGCAATTCCTGACGGGCGGCCATCTGCTGTCGACGCCGCACAAGGTCCGCCTGAACACGCGCGAGCGCTTTGCCATGGCCTACTTCCATGAGCCGAACTTCGACGCGTGGGTCGAGCCCCTGGAGGCGGACGCCGCCGTGGCCCCCATCCACTACGGCACGCACTTCACCAACATGTTCATGCGCTGCTACCCGAAGCGCATCACCACCCGGCGGATCATGGAGAACGGGCTGCTGGACAAGCTGCCCACGCTGAGCGAACTGGCCTAG
- a CDS encoding DUF2846 domain-containing protein, giving the protein MYKLSRTLLLCTAALVTMAGCASGPSYREMATSIPTLAPQNGRLYFFRSSSMIGAAVQPDIKLNGETVGESKPGGFFYVDRPAGHYTVSTATETEKTLSLALDAGETKYVRTAVSVGLAVGRVVPTLADPATAQTAIEGLSYAPLQSGDAGSKRQ; this is encoded by the coding sequence ATGTACAAGCTGAGTCGGACCCTTCTGCTGTGTACCGCAGCCCTTGTCACGATGGCGGGCTGCGCGAGCGGCCCGTCCTATCGGGAGATGGCCACTTCAATCCCGACGCTTGCGCCGCAGAACGGTCGCCTGTACTTCTTCCGATCGAGTTCGATGATCGGAGCAGCGGTGCAGCCGGACATCAAGCTCAACGGCGAGACCGTGGGGGAATCGAAGCCCGGTGGCTTCTTCTACGTAGACAGGCCGGCAGGGCACTACACGGTATCGACGGCGACAGAAACGGAAAAGACGCTGAGCCTGGCGCTGGATGCGGGCGAGACGAAATACGTTCGCACAGCGGTGTCGGTGGGGCTGGCGGTTGGTCGGGTGGTGCCGACCCTGGCGGATCCGGCGACAGCACAAACGGCGATCGAAGGGCTGAGCTATGCACCGCTGCAAAGTGGTGACGCGGGGAGCAAGCGCCAGTAA
- a CDS encoding rhomboid family intramembrane serine protease, which translates to MWASCAVGFAIGAPGTHGQPTHLLVLAVGLLLILLPVDWLLRRQLRAGRSLITITGDAIASAAFSGKEKRLRWSEIENMTVETVQNAPYLAFRLRAASGTASKRRFRFGRDRSKRILALSSFDTADRERLVDSIQIHLRLRGGMTGTPSMPVNPFKAERQFEEQLAALAPRPHLTHALIALNVLAWLATLVLGGNPLQTPTDVLFNLGGNAAFEVQQGEWWRLLSATFLHAGVLHLAVNMIGLYAAGVTVERIYGPVAYLLIYLGAGLLGSALSLSFAAQHAIGVGASGAVFGVAGAWLVAIRQYRGRMPETLSKRLLTQIGLFVLYSLVQGLTKPGVDNAAHVGGLIGGCLLACILPARLDMDRYRRRLPGRAAMALAATGAGIAVLAMLAPRAALDHRQFFASAEAVARGFSAVGAAAQATESDQQAFAAGRLSARQWVERNHAVHVPALRQATATLRSARLAQGDPRADLLRDTLLYADLTAEAMELTVMETPESRDPVSTDPARLAHVQRQLEAVGERLTRDADALRRRHFN; encoded by the coding sequence GTGTGGGCTTCATGTGCCGTCGGTTTCGCGATCGGCGCGCCGGGCACGCACGGCCAGCCGACCCATCTGCTCGTCCTGGCCGTCGGCCTGCTGCTCATCCTGCTGCCGGTGGACTGGCTGCTGCGCAGGCAGCTCCGCGCGGGACGCAGCCTGATCACCATCACGGGCGATGCCATCGCGTCCGCGGCGTTCAGCGGCAAGGAGAAGCGCTTGCGCTGGAGCGAGATCGAAAACATGACGGTGGAGACGGTCCAGAACGCCCCCTATCTCGCCTTCCGGCTCAGGGCGGCCTCCGGCACGGCGAGCAAGCGGCGGTTCCGGTTCGGGCGTGACCGGTCCAAGCGCATCCTCGCGCTGTCGTCGTTCGACACGGCCGACCGCGAGCGCCTGGTGGACTCCATCCAGATCCACCTGCGCCTGCGCGGCGGCATGACCGGCACGCCATCCATGCCGGTGAACCCGTTCAAGGCCGAGCGCCAGTTCGAAGAACAGCTGGCGGCCCTGGCGCCCCGGCCCCACCTCACCCACGCGCTGATCGCGCTCAATGTGCTGGCCTGGCTGGCAACGCTGGTGCTCGGCGGCAATCCGCTCCAGACGCCGACCGACGTGCTGTTCAACCTGGGCGGCAATGCGGCCTTCGAGGTGCAGCAAGGCGAATGGTGGCGCCTGCTGAGCGCCACCTTCCTCCACGCGGGCGTGCTCCACCTGGCGGTCAACATGATCGGCCTGTACGCGGCGGGGGTCACGGTCGAGCGCATCTACGGGCCGGTGGCCTACCTCCTGATCTACCTGGGCGCCGGTCTGCTCGGCAGCGCATTGAGCCTGTCGTTTGCCGCGCAGCACGCCATCGGTGTCGGCGCGTCCGGCGCGGTGTTCGGCGTGGCCGGGGCGTGGCTGGTGGCTATCCGCCAATACCGTGGCCGGATGCCGGAAACGCTGAGCAAGCGGCTGCTCACGCAGATCGGCTTGTTCGTCCTGTACTCCCTGGTGCAAGGACTGACCAAGCCGGGCGTGGACAACGCCGCCCACGTCGGCGGCCTCATCGGCGGCTGCCTGCTGGCGTGCATCCTGCCGGCACGGCTCGACATGGACCGCTACCGCCGACGGCTTCCCGGCCGCGCCGCCATGGCGCTGGCGGCCACCGGCGCGGGCATCGCGGTGCTCGCCATGCTGGCACCGCGGGCCGCGCTCGACCATCGCCAATTCTTCGCCAGCGCCGAGGCGGTCGCGCGCGGCTTCAGCGCCGTCGGTGCCGCGGCGCAGGCCACGGAATCGGACCAGCAGGCCTTTGCCGCCGGACGCCTGTCGGCGCGCCAATGGGTCGAGCGCAATCACGCCGTCCACGTGCCGGCGCTGCGGCAGGCCACGGCCACGCTGCGCTCAGCCAGGCTCGCGCAAGGCGACCCGCGCGCGGACCTGCTCCGCGACACCCTGCTCTACGCCGACCTGACGGCCGAAGCAATGGAACTGACGGTGATGGAGACCCCCGAGAGCCGTGACCCCGTGTCGACCGACCCGGCTCGCCTGGCGCACGTCCAGCGCCAACTGGAAGCGGTCGGCGAGCGGCTCACGCGCGATGCCGACGCGTTGCGGCGCCGCCACTTCAACTAG
- a CDS encoding phospholipase D-like domain-containing protein translates to MPASIDSFQVKVYQGDSAVLFAFDVPSQTVSFAYLKDEAPAPFKEAVDAGAGRHIHRKFVVCDFNGPQPVVFCGASNLSRGGEEQNGDSLIAIRDPAIVTAYAIEAIRLFDHDRFRASQFTATRAHPLVLKATDAWADPYYDPHTIRFTERVLFAQSMAQAAAAA, encoded by the coding sequence ATGCCCGCATCGATCGATTCGTTCCAGGTGAAGGTGTATCAAGGCGACAGCGCGGTGCTGTTCGCGTTCGACGTGCCGTCGCAGACCGTCTCGTTCGCCTACCTGAAGGACGAGGCGCCCGCGCCGTTCAAGGAGGCGGTCGATGCCGGCGCCGGCCGGCATATCCACCGCAAGTTCGTGGTGTGCGATTTCAATGGGCCGCAGCCGGTGGTGTTCTGCGGCGCCTCCAACCTGTCGCGCGGCGGCGAGGAGCAGAACGGCGACAGCCTGATCGCCATCCGCGACCCGGCCATCGTCACGGCGTATGCCATCGAGGCGATCCGGCTGTTCGATCACGATCGCTTCCGCGCGAGCCAGTTCACTGCGACTCGCGCCCATCCGCTGGTGCTGAAGGCGACCGATGCGTGGGCCGACCCGTACTACGATCCGCACACCATCAGGTTCACCGAGCGTGTGCTGTTTGCCCAATCGATGGCGCAGGCGGCCGCAGCGGCGTGA